In Raphanus sativus cultivar WK10039 chromosome 5, ASM80110v3, whole genome shotgun sequence, the following proteins share a genomic window:
- the LOC108862597 gene encoding obg-like ATPase 1 — MPPKGKAKDAGPVERPILGRFSSHLKIGIVGLPNVGKSTLFNTLTKLSIPAENFPFCTIEPNEARVNIPDDRFDWLCHLYKPKSEIPAFLEIHDIAGLVRGAHEGQGLGNNFLSHIRAVDGIFHVLRAFEDPDIIHVDDIVDPVRDLETITEELRLKDIEFIKKKIEDVEKSMKRSNDKALKVELELLLKVKAWLEEGKDVRFGDWKAADIEILNTFQLLSAKPVVYLINMNERDYQRKKNKFLPKIHAWVQEHGGDTMIPFSGVFERSLADMLPDEAAKYCEENKLQSALPRIIKTGFSAINLIYFFTAGPDEVKCWQIRRQSKAPQAAGAIHTDFERGFICAEVMKFEDLKELGNETAVKGAGKYRQEGKTYVVQDGDIIFFKFNVSGGGKK; from the exons aTGCCTCCGAAAGGGAAAGCAAAGGATGCAGGTCCCGTAGAGAGGCCAATCCTTGGCCGTTTCTCTTCTCACCTCAAGATCGGAATC GTAGGGTTACCAAACGTGGGAAAGTCAACACTTTTTAACACCCTAACGAAGCTTTCAATCCCAGCTGAGAACTTCCCCTTTTGTACCATTGAGCCCAACGAGGCACGTGTCAACATCCCCGATGACAGGTTTGATTGGCTTTGTCATTTGTACAAGCCCAAGAGTGAG ATTCCTGCTTTCTTGGAAATTCATGACATTGCTGGCCTTGTTCGAGGCGCTCATGAAGGACAGGGTCTTGGAAACAACTTCTTGTCTCATATTCGTGCTGTTGATGGAATCTTCCATGTCTTAC GTGCCTTTGAAGATCCTGATATTATTCATGTTGATGATATTGTGGATCCTGTTAGAGATTTGGAGACCATTACTGAAGAATTGCGTCTAAAG gatattgaattcaTTAAAAAGAAGATCGAAGATGTCGAGAAGAGCATGAAGAGGAGCAATGACAAGGCGCTTAAAGTCGAACTTGAGCTCTTGCTAAAG GTAAAAGCTTGGCTGGAAGAAGGAAAGGATGTCCGTTTTGGGGACTGGAAAGCAGCTGATATCGAGATTCTGAACACTTTCCAATTGCTTTCCGCTAAGCCCGTTGTTTACTTG ATTAACATGAATGAGAGAGACTACCAGAGGAAGAAAAACAAGTTCCTGCCGAAGATTCATGCTTG GGTTCAAGAACACGGTGGTGATACTATGATTCCTTTCAGTGGTGTTTTCGAAAGGAGTCTCGCTGATATGCTCCCAGACGAAGCAGCAAAGTATTGTGAGGAGAACAAACTGCAAAG TGCTCTTCCGAGGATCATCAAAACTGGATTTTCAGCTATTAACCTCATATATTTCTTTACAGCAGGCCCTGATGAG GTGAAGTGCTGGCAAATAAGACGTCAGTCAAAGGCTCCTCAAGCTGCAGGGGCCATTCATACTGATTTTGAGAGAGGATTCATTTGTGCCGAG GTCATGAAGTTTGAGGATCTCAAGGAACTTGGCAATGAAACTGCAGTCAAG GGGGCAGGAAAATACAGACAGGAGGGGAAAACATATGTTGTTCAGGACGGAGatatcattttcttcaagttcaaCGTTTCCGGTGGTGGGAAGAAATGA
- the LOC108858394 gene encoding uncharacterized protein LOC108858394: MLVERANNPSYGWRSIIASKEVLQKGLRKKIGNGHETKENTWNLDVLKEFIAEEDIPWVTSLHLSRTGCQDSYCWDFSKSDFLLFRAKANGMNSEVLAAFPWIAWYIWKARNEKVFKDKDISPMDTLQLAVKESESWRLAQRIDTEQDRDVMEQQRTENRVLQEPYAGRWRCQTDASWINANDRTGLGFVLLDGGNPVLFGAQGTRSAATSLHAELVGLYVVTTTYTLLFSRKGSES; this comes from the exons ATGCTGGTTGAAAGAGCAAACAACCCGTCCTACGGGTGGCGAAGTATCATCGCTTCTAAAGAGGTTCTCCAGAAAGGGCTAAGGAAAAAGATAGGCAATGGCCATGAAACAAAG GAGAACACCTGGAACCTGGACGTTTTAAAGGAGTTTATAGCGGAGGAAGATATACCATGGGTAACATCACTTCATCTGAGCCGTACCGGTTGTCAAGACAGCTACTGTTGGGACTTCTCAAAGTCGG ATTTTCTACTCTTCCGTGCCAAGGCCAATGGAATGAACTCAGAGGTGCTGGCTGCATTCCCTTGGATAGCTTGGTACATATGGAAAGCGCGAAACGAGAAAGTGTTTAAAGACAAGGATATATCGCCAATGGATACTCTTCAACTAGCTGTTAAGGAATCTGAGAGCTGGAGATTAGCGCAGCGAATTGATACAGAGCAGGATAGGGATGTTATGGAACAGCAAAGAACAGAGAACAGAGTACTGCAGGAGCCGTATGCGGGACGCTGGAGGTGCCAGACGGACGCGTCATGGATCAATGCAAATGACAGAACCGGGCTGGGGTTTGTACTGCTCGATGGTGGTAACCCAGTTTTGTTTGGAGCACAGGGAACAAGAAGCGCAGCTACATCTCTACATGCGGAATTAGTTGGGTTATATGTTGTTACTACTACATATACACTCTTGTTCAGCAGGAAAGGAAGTGAGAGCTAG
- the LOC108858395 gene encoding uncharacterized protein LOC108858395 has product MASSSHYHYHREGDKDAIDTVFDDLFENTDVIPEPKERKKRIFIERNREEGDNKLWQDYFSETPTYDHSLFRRRFRMNKPLFLRIVHRLSTEVPYFQATEDAAGRRSLSPLQKCTAAIRQLAYGGGADTVDEYVRLGETTARKCLHKFTAGIIHLFGDQYLRRPTPEDLDRLLRDGEERGFPGMVGSIDCMHWEWKNCPTSWRGMYSRGTGKPTMVLEAVASHDLWIWHAFFGAPGTMDDLNILDQSPVFDDIVEGIAPQVNYYVNGREYNLAYYLTDGIYPKWATFIQSIRLPQGPKNRLFAKYQESVRKDVERAFGVLQARFAVVKNPSNLWDKAKIKNIMKACIILHNMIVENERGTYNLRNYSEFIGEEGECAYTIGEDSTLGETIDPLKRIRDNQAHQQLKNDLIENIWDKFGHLPNNI; this is encoded by the coding sequence ATGGCTTCTTCTTCCCATTATCACTATCACAGAGAGGGTGATAAGGATGCAATTGATACCGTTTTTGATGATTTGTTTGAAAACACCGATGTTATTCCAGAACCCAAAGAGCGAAAAAAACGTATTTTTATTGAGAGAAACCGGGAAGAAGGCGACAACAAACTCTGGCAAGATTATTTTAGTGAAACGCCAACATACGACCACAGTTTATTTCGGCGCCGGTTTCGAATGAACAAACCATTGTTCCTCCGTATTGTGCATCGTCTCTCAACAGAAGTACCATATTTTCAAGCAACTGAAGATGCAGCCGGACGCCGTAGTCTATCTCCCCTCCAAAAATGTACGGCAGCAATTCGTCAACTAGCATATGGTGGTGGGGCTGATACAGTCGACGAATATGTACGACTTGGTGAAACAACTGCTCGAAAATGTTTGCACAAGTTTACTGCCGGAATAATCCACTTGTTTGGCGATCAATATCTAAGACGTCCCACACCGGAGGATCTTGATCGACTTCTCCGCGATGGAGAAGAACGTGGATTTCCAGGGATGGTTGgaagcatcgactgtatgcattgggagtggaagaatTGCCCCACCAGTTGGAGAGGAATGTATTCACGAGGAACCGGAAAACCAACGATGGTGTTGGAGGCGGTAGCTTCACATGATCTTTGGATTTGGCACGCGTTTTTTGGAGCTCCAGGTACTATGGACGACCTTAATATTCTCGACCAatcacctgtttttgatgacattgTTGAAGGAATAGCTCCGCAAGTCAACTACTACGTCAACGGTAGAGAGTATAATTTGGCTTACTATCTCACTGATGGCATTTATCCGAAATGGGCGACTTTTATTCAATCTATCCGACTACCACAGGGTCCGAAAAATAGATTATTTGCTAAATACCAAGAATCTGTGCGAAAAGATGTTGAGCGTGCCTTTGGCGTCCTCCAAGCAAGATTCGCCGTGGTTAAAAATCCATCTAATCTATGGgataaagcaaaaataaaaaatattatgaaagcaTGCATCATACTCCACAATATGATTGTCGAAAATGAACGAGGTACGTATAATCTGCGTAACTATTCAGAATTTattggagaagaaggagaatgtGCATATACCATTGGTGAGGATTCAACTCTCGGTGAGACAATTGATCCTCTGAAAAGAATTCGGGATAACCAAGCTCATCAACAATTAAAAAATGATctgattgaaaatatatgggaTAAATTTGGACatcttccaaataacatataa
- the LOC108858396 gene encoding glutathione S-transferase T3-like codes for MDSRNLHTESSSYMGLLNSQEASVLNENFPYESFHSSVNYGESEIPPFSSQHSEDTAVDKQVRRKWTPADDEVVISAWLNTSKDPIVGNSQKGATFWQRVADYYAASPHGGEDGEKREHLHIKKRWHRINDHVSKFCGAYSAAQRQIASGENDTDVLKKAHDIFFACHNIKFNLEHAWCVLRHEQKWRTLCPPKASGSSKRTNSQTSATNVSDHVGDHGDEEIRPEGIKAAKARKYGGKGKSVAEYTSLWEMKKEDLAMKEKLSKLAILDTLLAKKEALTEAEEMVKDKLLAEYF; via the coding sequence ATGGATTCAAGGAATCTTCATACTGAGTCCTCTAGTTACATGGGACTGCTTAACAGTCAAGAAGCAAGTGTTTTGAATGAAAACTTTCCTTATGAAAGTTTTCATTCAAGTGTAAACTATGGAGAATCAGAAATCCCCCCTTTCAGCTCCCAACACTCTGAAGACACAGCAGTGGACAAACAAGTTCGACGCAAATGGACCCCTGCTGATGACGAGGTGGTTATCAGTGCGTGGCTCAACACTTCGAAGGATCCAATAGTTGGAAATTCTCAAAAGGGGGCCACCTTCTGGCAACGGGTTGCAGACTATTATGCAGCAAGTCCTCATGGAGGAGAGGATGGTGAAAAGAGAGAGCATCTTCATATTAAGAAGAGGTGGCACAGAATCAATGATCATGTTTCCAAGTTCTGTGGAGCATACTCAGCAGCACAGAGACAAATTGCCAGTGGAGAGAATGACACAGATGTTCTGAAGAAGGCGCATGACATCTTCTTTGCTTGCCACAACATCAAGTTTAATCTCGAGCATGCGTGGTGTGTGCTCAGGCATGAACAGAAATGGCGTACCCTCTGTCCTCCAAAAGCTAGTGGCAGTTCTAAGAGGACTAATTCCCAAACTTCAGCCACCAATGTTAGTGATCATGTTGGTGATCATGGTGATGAAGAGATCCGCCCTGAAGGGATCAAGGCCGCTAAAGCGAGAAAGTATGGCGGTAAAGGGAAGTCTGTTGCTGAGTATACCAGTCTTTGGGAAATGAAGAAGGAGGATTTGGCCATGAAGGAGAAACTATCAAAGCTGGCCATACTTGACACTCTCCTTGCCAAGAAAGAAGCATTAACTGAGGCCGAAGAAATGGTGAAGGATAAGCTTTTAGCCGAGTATTTCTGA
- the LOC108861410 gene encoding probable WRKY transcription factor 14, whose amino-acid sequence MDNFQGDLTDVVRGIGGHMLSPEVSSPPSILPLPQPSPSDLHINPFGDPFVSMTDPLLQELNAVTKSSHFSTARNNSNNGFLVPKVLEHDQIKSQCSIFPRIRISHSNIIHESSPCNSPGMSAHVMAAAASPRGIINVNTNSPRNCLLVDGNTFSSQIQISSPRNIGLKRRKSQAKKVVCIPAPAAMNSRSSGEVVPSDLWAWRKYGQKPIKGSPFPRGYYRCSSSKGCSARKQVERSRADPSMLVITYTSEHNHPWPIQRNALAGSTRSCSSNPNFSKSSTGTASFDGPQNNTHLPSSASAVKNEQTEDMELENFEDDDDNKIAPYRPELHDQPDDFFADLEELEIEGDSLSMLLSQGCAGDPNNETIAFDGITDFFGWSEGNNNKDDQESKSL is encoded by the exons ATGGACAATTTTCAAGGAGACTTGACCGACGTCGTGCGAGGTATTGGAGGCCACATGCTGTCTCCGGAAGTTTCTTCTCCTCCGAGCATATTGCCTCTTCCACAACCATCTCCCTCAGATCTTCACATAAATCCTTTTGGAGATCCATTCGTGAGCATGACCGATCCTCTTCTCCAAGAACTCAACGCCGTCACAAAATCTAGTCATTTCTCCACCGCCAGGAACAACAGCAACAACGGTTTCTTAGTTCCTAAGGTACTGGAGCATGATCAAATAAAGAGTCAATGCAGTATCTTCCCAAGAATCCGGATCTCGCATAGTAACATCATCCACGAGTCCTCTCCGTGTAATTCTCCGGGCATGTCGGCTCACGTTATGGCCGCCGCCGCCTCGCCTAGAGGGATTATCAACGTCAATACAAACAGTCCTAGAAATTGTCTATTGGTCGATGGTAACACGTTCTCGTCTCAGATTCAGATTTCTTCCCCTCGGAATATAGGTCTTAAGAGAag GAAGAGTCAGGCAAAGAAGGTGGTGTGTATACCGGCGCCGGCTGCAATGAACAGCCGATCAAGTGGAGAAGTGGTTCCGTCTGATCTATGGGCTTGGCGTAAGTACGGTCAGAAACCCATCAAAGGCTCTCCTTTTCCAAG GGGTTACTATAGATGCAGCAGCTCAAAAGGTTGTTCAGCTAGAAAGCAAGTCGAAAGAAGCCGAGCAGATCCAAGCATGTTGGTTATTACATATACTTCCGAACATAACCATCCTTGGCCCATTCAACGCAACGCTCTTGCCGGTTCCACACGCTCCTGCTCCTCTAACCCTAATTTCTCCAAATCCTCAACCGGAACAGCTTCATTCGATGGCCCTCAAAACAACACTCACTTGCCTTCCTCAGCCTCTGCCGTTAAGAACGAACAAACAGAAGACATGGAGTTGGAAAATTTTGAAGACGATGACGATAATAAAATTGCTCCATATAGACCGGAGCTTCATGACCAGCCAGATGATTTCTTTGCAGATCTTGAAGAGCTAGAAATAGAAGGAGATTCTCTAAGCATGTTGCTTTCTCAAGGATGCGCCGGCGACCCGAACAATGAAACGATAGCGTTCGACGGGATCACTGATTTCTTCGGTTGGTCTGAgggaaataataataaagacGATCAAGAGTCAAAGTCGTTATAG